A window of Castanea sativa cultivar Marrone di Chiusa Pesio chromosome 8, ASM4071231v1 genomic DNA:
GGGAACCTTGTTATAGATAGTATGGATATGTTACAGTTTAAGGACTAGATATAACACaatttaaggactaaaatgacaaagaagaagaaaaaaaaaaaggagaaggtattaaaatgaaaatccaCCCCATAAAAggatataatttgaattttagtctaaaaataaaaataatatgttcttctaatataataatttaaatgaaCACCAAGGTGCCAAGAGCTTTGTACTCAACTTGTTGATATGTGTTGGGGTTTTAAAATGGGACATTCAAGGTTCAAATCATTTTctccaattatcaaattaagaaaaaaagagagaaaggaagaaataagaagaagaagacggcTAAGATAACTTTTTAGGGCTTTTTACATATATCATTCTTGAACTTTGACATGAGGTCAATTTAGCCCTTTATAATTTCCATTTGAGTAGTGTCccttgaattttaaatttgtgaCAAATTAGATATTTTATTGGTATTTTCAATTAATGATTAACAAATTTAATGACATATTTTGCAACTAATTAATCTACCACATCATTTATAAGTTTGAAAATGACATCATTAGAGCGCTAGAATTGGGGTGTAAAAACCCCTACTTGCTATTTTAGCTCCTAAAATCTTAAAACCATACTCCATCCAagtttgtaaactcaaaattttttacatcTTGTGAACTTGCATATATGCAACTTCACTGTTCATAGgatgtaaacttaaaaaaaaatattttattctctcacacttctctctctcatttgactctctctattctctctaTTTCATTCTCCCTCTTCTCTGTTTCTCCATCTTCTCTCCATGGTGGATTTCAGTCGTATGTGGCGGTTTGTTTTCTGGGTTGGGTTTGTGGTAGATCCCGGTAGGTTGTGGTGATTTTATGGGTTGGGTTTGTGGTGGATCCCTGTGGGTTTGTGGCGGTTTATGGCGATTTGTTGCCATGGGTTCTCACCACCATGAATTGTTGTTGTTACCGCTACCAATGCTTCTGCTCCTACCGCCATGGGTTTTGTTGGTTGTGGGTTTTGCTCATTGTCTTGGTATGGTGGGGAGGTTGTTtcttgtggtgggttttttctTGGTACCACCGTGGGTTTTGTTACCATCAGTTCTGTTGGTGGTGGATTTTGTGGGTTTTTAGATTCAGATTTTTATGGTAGTGAGGTTTATTATTGTGgtggattcaattttttttatgggtttttggaTTCAGATTGTTGTCGTGGGTCTATAGGTTCATGGTGGTGGGGGTTTACTGTGGTGGTTGGGGTGGGGTTTTTGTGGGTCTGTAGGTAAATGATGGTCATGGTTATGTGGATGTCGTGGGTTATGGATTGTGGGTTTTATAGatgtgggttttggtggttCATGCAATAGTGGGTTTTGGTGTATGGTATGGTGGATTGTGGTGGTGAGATGGTTTGGTGTGGTGGAGAGCTATGACGGTGGTATCACAGTgagttgttgttttctttttctttttgcttttttatatttgatttctaGTATGGGTATTATGTGATAATGGTGGTTGATGCtgattgtgattgtttttgtggttGTGGTAGTGGTGATTATTTTCTGGTGTGTGGGTGGTGTTTGGTTATTTTGTGGTTGGGGTGTGGTGGTTGGTTTTATTTGTGGTTGTGggtgaagagaaaaagaggttaggaagaaagagaaagagaaagggaaagagaaagagaagtagtttatattattttattaggtagtatatattaatttattgggttgtatataaaaatataaactgtGATGTTGGATGTgttgtaaaataaaatggtaaaatagataaaataaatttttagggtgtaaaatagaacttttttgCCATCCcggatgctaatgctcttaccATATACATAACAggtaaatttttaggttttttgtaaaatataacACGTGTGATTTGTCACAAAAATAAAGTATAGAAACTTATAGTGTGTTtgggaaaagtttttttttaattttacctttactttttgtcacacatttaacataaaagttacTAAAAGTTATATCTTTAGATAAATATTATGCAAATTCGTTTGTCTacagctttttttatttagcttttatctttggaaaattattagtttgCATAATAATACTATGTAAAGTGTACAGTGCAGGCAAAAACATGGTTAACATTTGCCCCTTTAGGAGAAAGTGACTAACATTTGCCACATTTTTGGCTCACGTGTACACTTTACATGATACTACTTATGTAAACAAATACATGTCttttatcttttagtttttatgtaaacaaatttaaaactttattttttttaattataaatatactttaacatattttgagaaaaaaaaaatcatcaaaaaactaaataaacttATTTAAACGCACACGCAAATAAGCTATTCCGAAACACATTTGTTCTAATCTAAATCTAAAGATAACGTTGACTATTATATCAAAGTATAATGATGGTATTTGAAAAACTACAAAAGTTTATAAAACTAGtataatttacaaattacaacaTCCATGACgtctctcttcttcttgttcttgttcttcttctttttttattttattattattattttttttttttatggagcCATGACGTCTCTTAAAAAGCTATATATCAAACATTATAGTTTTTAAATTATAGttaacttatcttttattttgagaaGACTATAGTTAGCTTAtctatatttctatatatactACTACAGCTGAACCAATTGCGAGGTTGCCGGCAAGCCGACGATGACGTCCAAGTGAAAGCGTCTAACACCTTCTTTCCATTAAACCCCAAGATTTTATATcatctccttttattttatatacaacaTATTACACAAAAATATGTATTATATATCTATGTATGTAGTCAACGGTCAGAATTGCTGGCTATCAtaatcttttttattcattaCTTTCCCTCTCCAGTCTCTAACCCCAACAAATCTCCTATTTATGCTCCTATCTCtcgtttccttcttcttctaacCCCCAACAAACTCTCCcactatatctatatatatataacgcaACCCTTTTTTGCTTTTTCCATATTTTGGTTCCAAGAAGATCTCAAACATGAGCCCTGCAAAGTTTCATGGTGACCATGAGATTTCAAAGTGGGAGATGATCAAAGGTCCACGTCCATCGCCATTGAATATCAACAAGGGGTCTCATGTCATTCACAAACCATCtttctcttcatcatcatcttcttcttcggTGGTTTCTGATTGTGTTGGTACCACAATGTTCAGGCAGCAACAAAAGCAACCGGTTATTATATACGCTCATTCTCCAAAGATAATCCACACACAAGCTCAGGATTTCATGGCTCTCGTCCAGAAGCTCACGGGTATGTCACAGCCCAATGATGATGATCAAAGCCAGAAAAGTGAAAAGGGATTGTCTGCGAAAGGAAATGATCGTAAGGTGATCAAGCCTTTTGGGCATGATAATCGTAATGATTCATCTTCGGCTCTTACTGAAGAGAATTGTGGTGATATTAAGGCAAGATCGTCATCTTTGTCACCAATTTTTAACCAAACCAATCCATATTTTGCAGATATTCCTTTGTTTACCCCGAGTTCAAACAATTTCTTCTGCTCGCCTAGGCCTGTTTATAGATATCCTGATTCTGCATTCGTGTCGCCAAACATAGGTAACTCAATGTCACCGTCTGTTTTGGAATTTATAAAAGGGCTACCAGAATATTGAGATTGAATATTGGAGGGGCTTAAGTCAGTTTGTTTGCAAATTGCGACATTTCCTTTGCGTTGTTCATAGATTGCCTTTTgtcttttattgttttgaggttttttatttttttttttgttttatgtttccAATGTTATAGATTTCGATCATATAGAGGTTAGATAGCATCGAATATGACTTACAAGAGATTTATTTGATTCATTGGCCATCAAAGGGAGGGTTGATCTATATATCTCTCCTACTGGTTAGTGTGTGGCATTGGTTTGTTATACATAGAGTGGTGCATGTTTATGATGATCAAGCTTTCTTGCACATATCTTTCTATTTCTCTTCTTCCTTAGTAAAATTCCATTTCTTGGGATTGGCAGATCCATTGAGAGTATAATTTATGTCTATGCACAATGTAAAATCATGCAGCCCCGTGGTGACGCCACGGTTTGCCATTGTTAGCGCTACAATTCCATGGACAAAAGTTGTGCAAATTTCAAAACTACAGTGATGGCAGGTTGTGATTTATTACATCACTTTCACATAGGATTATTAATGACATTAACTTTATTGTACACCAATTATAATTTGTCAAGTCAATAATTTTGTGTAATTTGATTTGGCTTTAAACTTACTGTTGTTGGTTTGACTATACAAATGTGTTTTGTGCTTTAAACCATATGTTAGGTGAGAAATTCATTAAGCTTAACGCAGTCAGCAAGTCCTTTAGGTACACCAATACACCATTATGATCTATGAACTCTGTCTTAGCTCCCAATCTCAATCCCGATGTTTCTGGCAACCAAACGGATGGATGTCAGTTAAAAAGCATTGTTCGATGCAAAATTTATGCTTCACAATAACTTCAAATCTATGTCCCGGTTTAGCTTTGAGACAGTCTCGATGATACGATTTAACTTTGTGTTGTAGAGTATTAGTTTTGGAATTGGTTGAACGAAAAAGAGTTTATAAATGCGTGATTGTTTAATACAAGAGTATTGCTACAATCAGAAATTACTTTAAAACACTTTTATTGTTGTATTCAATTGTTACTGGTTTTATTAGGATCAactattaatatcacttttcacttattaataattactcaccacatcaacggttaatttgtaaaaaaatttacaactcTAGCATTCGTTAATGCAAACTCAAGAGCTGTAGTACGTGAAATTAAGAGTCTTTTGAGGCTATGCAACAAGCAATAAATTACTTTGATGATCAGCCTAACTAGAGGAAAAGTAAACTCAAGGGAGAAAATATCAAATTAGCCataatttccaaacaatataattagtagttacagtttacaaactatattttttactagcatctcaagtctgaaagactcgattttgggctataaatcgagtctttaatgctcgatttttatggtctgattctgtccgatgtggcattttttccacgtggcgactacttggaaatcgagtctttaagactcgatttacaagccaaaaaaaatatgCTCTAAGTCCATCCATTCCCagagcaaaacccaccaccaaaaaaaaaaaaaaccccacctGGGTCGCGCGCCCAGGTCGCGCGACCAGGTCGCGCGCCCAGGCAGCGCGCCCAGGCAGCGCGACCAGGTCGCACGCCCAGGCAGCGCGCCTaggtggggtttttttttttttttggtggtggtttttGCTCTGGGAATGGATGGATTTAGAGCAAATGTTTTTTggcttgtaaatcgagtcttagagacttgatttCCAAGTggtcgccacgtggaaaaaatgccacatcggacagaatcagaccataaaaatcgagcattaaagactcgatttatagccccaaaatcgagtcttttagactcgagatgctagtaaaaaatatagtttgtaaactgtaactactaattatattgtttggaaattatGGCTAATTTGATATTTTCTCCTAAACTCAAGGCTAAGAAAAACTGAATTGTAGGAAATATTAAAGTACAGCAGCAAACTTATGTTCATCAATGTAATCAAATGAGTATAAAAGTGTTAGAACCAAGTCCAAAAAATGACGGGGCGATCAAATCTTCATTGTGTTTACTCAACCAACAATGTAATAGTTTAATACCCCTAGATTAAGGGAATTTccacttattttaatttaaagagaaaaaa
This region includes:
- the LOC142607876 gene encoding VQ motif-containing protein 8, chloroplastic; its protein translation is MSPAKFHGDHEISKWEMIKGPRPSPLNINKGSHVIHKPSFSSSSSSSSVVSDCVGTTMFRQQQKQPVIIYAHSPKIIHTQAQDFMALVQKLTGMSQPNDDDQSQKSEKGLSAKGNDRKVIKPFGHDNRNDSSSALTEENCGDIKARSSSLSPIFNQTNPYFADIPLFTPSSNNFFCSPRPVYRYPDSAFVSPNIGNSMSPSVLEFIKGLPEY